A single genomic interval of Halocatena salina harbors:
- the cas6 gene encoding CRISPR system precrRNA processing endoribonuclease RAMP protein Cas6, whose translation MRQITLTLEPEGAFAVPTWNGYQVYGALLSALGDVSAGVSERLHDAPLGSLHNSGLVGPFANSERKHHQRTITDQTYTLDLGVTDPRDQDVFEALADAFVFSGDSLDLDRGSFHVRNFASMNATHEELLADAAELVEQAPPNVELELTFRTPTCIRETAEITTMFPHRASTFRSLLRRWNKTVPTEQADELELGLTRADFEENLIEKPDFRSLDSHSVLVNRGEDGRPIQRQGFSGQCTYKFKGASEAVRTAVTALALFGEFGGVGGFVARGCGAVAVEVGQ comes from the coding sequence ATGCGACAGATTACATTGACACTTGAGCCAGAGGGTGCGTTCGCTGTGCCGACATGGAACGGCTATCAGGTGTACGGAGCGCTGCTTTCGGCGCTCGGAGACGTTTCCGCGGGAGTGAGCGAGCGGCTCCACGACGCCCCCCTCGGGAGTCTCCACAACAGTGGGTTGGTGGGACCGTTCGCGAACAGTGAGCGAAAGCATCACCAACGGACGATCACGGACCAGACCTACACGCTTGATCTCGGCGTCACCGATCCGCGTGATCAAGACGTGTTCGAAGCGCTCGCGGACGCGTTCGTGTTCAGTGGTGACTCGTTGGACCTTGATCGCGGCAGCTTCCACGTGCGGAACTTCGCGAGCATGAACGCGACGCACGAGGAACTGCTAGCCGATGCAGCTGAACTGGTTGAGCAGGCTCCGCCGAATGTCGAGCTCGAACTGACGTTCCGGACGCCGACGTGTATTCGGGAAACGGCTGAGATCACCACGATGTTCCCTCATCGAGCGAGCACGTTCCGCTCGCTGCTGCGTCGCTGGAACAAGACGGTGCCGACCGAACAGGCCGACGAACTGGAACTGGGCCTGACCCGAGCGGACTTCGAGGAAAACCTCATCGAGAAGCCCGACTTCCGGTCGCTCGACTCCCACAGCGTCCTCGTGAACCGTGGCGAAGACGGTCGGCCCATCCAACGTCAGGGCTTCTCCGGGCAGTGCACCTACAAGTTCAAGGGCGCGAGCGAGGCGGTTCGGACGGCGGTGACAGCGCTCGCGCTGTTTGGCGAATTCGGGGGCGTCGGTGGCTTCGTCGCGCGTGGGTGTGGTGCTGTCGCTGTGGAGGTTGGTCAATGA
- the csa3 gene encoding CRISPR-associated CARF protein Csa3, giving the protein MTMRTYLSPIGYNSTSVTRTVLSHGVDRDDQIVLIRPTAETDTSRADEAINDVQRLLGEVQPEIAVTTERIPHDDFETAVVRCQELLQAAGGAVTVNLGGGARDILLPLMTAVLTEIQQIDSVLIFSDVDGKVREWELPTLSTTVSDTVYETLTAIAEVDGEISIPQLTETTGRPKSTVARHVDLLEQNDAVAGRREGKTKRVSLTLTGRLVVNGE; this is encoded by the coding sequence ATGACAATGCGAACATATCTTTCTCCGATCGGCTACAATAGCACGAGTGTGACTCGGACGGTGTTGAGTCATGGAGTAGATAGGGATGATCAGATCGTTCTGATTCGGCCGACAGCGGAGACGGATACCAGTCGTGCAGACGAGGCGATCAACGATGTGCAGCGGCTGCTCGGGGAAGTCCAGCCGGAGATTGCGGTGACAACGGAACGGATTCCACACGACGATTTTGAAACGGCTGTGGTCCGGTGTCAGGAGTTACTCCAGGCAGCTGGGGGCGCTGTGACGGTTAATCTGGGGGGTGGGGCGCGTGATATTCTGCTGCCGCTGATGACAGCTGTCCTCACAGAGATCCAGCAGATCGATAGCGTTCTCATTTTCAGCGATGTTGATGGCAAGGTCCGTGAATGGGAGCTGCCGACCCTCAGCACTACCGTGTCCGACACTGTGTATGAGACTCTTACCGCCATCGCCGAGGTCGACGGAGAGATCTCGATACCGCAACTCACGGAGACCACTGGCCGTCCAAAGAGCACGGTGGCCCGGCATGTTGATCTTCTCGAACAGAACGATGCTGTCGCCGGGCGGCGCGAGGGGAAAACGAAGCGTGTGTCACTGACCCTGACAGGGCGACTGGTGGTGAACGGTGAGTGA